A region of the Zhihengliuella halotolerans genome:
GCCGGTGTCGCGCTCGTCGAGAACGTCTACCGACCCCTCGTGAAGGCGGGCAACGGCCTGGTGGAGACGCTCTCCAGCTATCTCGCGCTCGGGCACTCGCTCGAGGGCACGGCACGGGAACTGTTCGTGCACGCCAATACCGTCAGGTACCGGCTGAAGCGGGTCAGCGAGATCACCGGCTGGGATCCGTTGATTCCCCGGGAGGCTTTCGTGCTGCAGACCGCACTGGTCGTCGGGCGGCTCCAGGACTGTCCCGCCACATGAATCGGTTGTAGGATTCCTACAAGAGGCCAACTCGAGCTTGGTGCGCCTGAACACCGAGTAATTCCCCAAACCTTGGAAAGCTTGAACTGTGCTAGCAATCGTGTGCCCTGGACAGGGATCTCAGACCCCCGGCTTCCTGTCCCCGTGGCTTGAACTCCCGGGCGTCGCCGACCATCTGAAGAACCTCTCGGAGCTCTCCGGGCGTGATCTGATCGAATTCGGAACCGTCGCGGACGAGGAGACGATCAAGGACACCGCGGTCGCCCAGCCGCTGATCGTGGCCGCCGGCCTGGTGGCCGCCCGCCAGCTCTTCGCGGACGGCGGGGTGCCCGCGGGCGCCGTCGTCGCCGGCCACTCCGTCGGCGAGATCACGGCGACCGCCCTGACCGCCGCCCTCAGTGAGAACGACGCCATGATGTTCGTCCGCGAGCGCGCCAACGCCATGGCCGAAGCGGCCGCCGCGACCCCGACCGGTATGGCCGCTGTCCTCGGCGGTGCCGCCGACGACGTCGCCGCCGCCATCGAGGCCGTGGGTCTGACCGCGGCGAATGCGAATGGCGCCGGGCAGACGGTCGCCGCGGGCACCCTCGAGCAGATCGCCGCGTTCGTGGAGAACCCGCCGGCCAAGGCCCGCGTGATTCCGCTCAAGGTCGCGGGCGCGTTCCACACCTCGCACATGGCCCCGGCCGTCGGCGTCCTCGAGGCGCTGGCCCCGTCCTTGCGTCCCGCGGACCCGAGCGTGCGGCTGCTGAGCAACTACGACGGCGCCGAGGTCGCATCGGGGTCGGCGAACCTCGAGAGCCTGGTCGCGCAGGTTTCCCGCCCGGTCCGCTGGGACCTGTGCATGGACCGACTCGCTGAGCTCGGCGTGACAGGCATTCTCGAGCTCCCCCCGGCGGGCACACTCGTCGGCCTGGCCAAGCGCGGGCTGCGGGGCACCGCCACGTTCGCCCTGAAGACGCCGGAGGATTTGGAAG
Encoded here:
- a CDS encoding ACP S-malonyltransferase translates to MLAIVCPGQGSQTPGFLSPWLELPGVADHLKNLSELSGRDLIEFGTVADEETIKDTAVAQPLIVAAGLVAARQLFADGGVPAGAVVAGHSVGEITATALTAALSENDAMMFVRERANAMAEAAAATPTGMAAVLGGAADDVAAAIEAVGLTAANANGAGQTVAAGTLEQIAAFVENPPAKARVIPLKVAGAFHTSHMAPAVGVLEALAPSLRPADPSVRLLSNYDGAEVASGSANLESLVAQVSRPVRWDLCMDRLAELGVTGILELPPAGTLVGLAKRGLRGTATFALKTPEDLEAAREFVAEHAGGEDRD